GCATAAATATGTCGACGTAAGTTGTCGAAAAAGCTCTGACTCTAAATATCACAATCAAGTACCTAGAAATTCACAAGTTCTTACTCTATTaacttttgaaaaataatgcCTTGTGAATAGAGTTGTTAAATCATCGAaagaataatattaatatgtACAGGATGCTATTTTAGTGAAATAATTAGAGAAATTTCATCATAAATCGTGGAATGAAGGACGTTTTAAAACTGGGATTTCATTTTCGGGCACTTGGGAAGCACCAGATGCAGCGACAAAGTCTTCTAGAATTTGTTCAGAAGTCCTTTCTGTGGTCTCAACCGATTTCGACGTACCATCTTCAAATGAAATGCTTAACGAAATCTTTTCGCCTGCCGCTTCTTGTTCCGCAGTAACCTTCTTGACAGTTATAGGCAATGATGGGTTGTGAAATTGGACTTGTGGTAGATTCTCACGCCAGAACGACTTGGCACCCTTGGCTGGTCTCCTTGTACTGAGACGAAGAGAGAGTCCAGTAACATTTGTTGGTACCCTGACGGATCCAGCTCCCTTGGCAATGGAGTTTAGTCTAGCAAGTTGTCTGTTAAGGCCACTCATATTTGAATCTTATCAATATCCAAAATGCTGATATCTGGATTTGATGTCGAGTCGTGAAGCTGTGAAATTTTAGCGATCAATCAAAGATAGCGCCGTGCATCACCATCATATGTGAGATAAGATTGACACCCAGTAATTGGAGACATAATTGGAATATCTCTTTGACCCAAGTACTATCGATATTTATAACTAGCCAAATGAAATCTGGGATATAACAATTATCGAATATATCCCAATTGGCTCTTAATTTATTGTCTGAGGGTTATCCGAGAAGCTATGGACTAAAGCCTTAAAGtaaatatgcagggtccgaCGCGGCTACGCAAGCGGTCTTATCAAACCAGCGGTCATTTTAGTCCTCAATCAGCTGCTTCCAACTAACTTCGTACATCAATCAAACTAACCATGAGTGGAGAACCTGAGGCTTCAGTTTACGAATTGGCCCATACTGTGGCACAAACAATTGCTAAAAGACTACCAGCTGAACTGGCCAATCCTAAAGTCGCCGTCGTCTGTGGAACTGGACTTGGAGGCATCACCAATGACCTCCAAGAACCAATTGTTTCCATTCCATACGAAGAGATTCCTCATTTTCGGTCTTCAACAGGTAAGTTTGGTGCCTGTTGCCCCCAGCATCTGGGGCCGagctccagaccccgctgctcctctcgtttcactcgagtcgttacggCGAGTCTCATGCAATCTGAATACATGGCGTTTGGGTACTGTTTATAGACTCAATCGTGAAGTCTCGAAATTCTTATCAGATCTAACTAATTTAGTGGCTGGTCACGCTGGAAGACTAGTAGCAGGCTTGTTGGGCCCAGAAAAGACACCTGTTATTTGCATGGCAGGGAGATTGCATACATACGAGGGATATGATATTAAAGACACAGTATTCCCCATCCGAGTATTCGTAGCTTTGAAGATTCAATGTTTAATTGTTACCAATGCCGCTGGAGGACTGAACCCTGATTACAAGGTTGGTGACCTCATGTTGTTAACAGATCATGTCAACCTCCCTGGATTGGCTGGTCTACACCCTCTTAAGGGCCCTAATGACGACCGATTCGGACCACGATTCCCAGCATTGAGTGATGCCTATGACCACGATTTGAGAGCAGCCTTTTTCAAGTCGGCAGATAACCTTGGAATCAAGAGGACAATACACGAAGGTACTTATGCGTTTGTCAGTGGTCCAACATACGAGACGAGAGCCGAAGTCCGTTTTCTGCTAGCTGTAGGTGCTGATGCCGTTGGTATGAGTACAGTGCCAGAAATAATTGTCGCTCGTCACAGCGGATTGCGAGTTTTAGCCCTCAGTCTGATCACAAATGCAGCTGTTTCCGAAAAGATCCCTTCAGCCCGTGAACCCCTCAATGCTTCGCTGTCCGAAGGTAAAGCCACTCACCAGGAAGTGGTCGATGCTGGAAACGAGGCAGCCAAAGACGTGCAAGCCATTGTTGGACGGCTTGTCTCAGCTCTATAGCGACCTGAAAAATAGTGCATAGTTAAATCTTCAATCCTCTTAATAGAACCATTCTTCTTGGTAAGAGCAGATCAAATAGTTTCGTTTGTAACTCTAGTGATCCTCTACAAAGTAGCAATTCAAGATTCTGATATTGTATATCTGAGAAATACGAAGAGCTATCGTGCGCCTCAAAGACCAGTCTCCCGAGTCCAAACACTGTCAGGACCGTAGGCggactcgagcgaagcgagaggagccacggggtctggggcagagccccagccatcggaggcagaaccacAGCCAGTATTGATTGTacaattatttatataaaagtCTAGCAAACTATTCGTCGATAACGCCGGCCGATTCCCACTCGCCATTGAGGTTTTCTTTCCAGAGAGTGACCTTGTTATCGCCGCCAGAAACAGCGAGGATGTTGCCAGAGAGCGACCAGCTGACTCTCCAAACGACATCGGGGAACTTGTCACTTTTAAGGAGGTTTTTCTTCCATGGACCAGATCCCTCCTGGGTCCAGATGATGACGGTCTTGTCTTGCGAGGCCGATGCAATGTATGATTTTGACAGCACCGAGGGCGACCAGGCCACGTCCCTGACCCAGTCGGTGTGTCCCTCAAGAGCGACTTCTTCGACATAACTGCCGACCGAGCTGTCGAACTTCCAGATTTTAACGAGGTTATCACAGCCACCAGACGCGAATCGGCGGGTCTCCTGTGCAGTCGATGTGGTCGATGAGCCATTACCGTCGGTAGCGGCATTAATAGTAGCTCCTGCACCGGTCTGGATAATGGAGCCACTAACAGATGG
The Sugiyamaella lignohabitans strain CBS 10342 chromosome A, complete sequence genome window above contains:
- the MRP49 gene encoding mitochondrial 54S ribosomal protein MRP49 (Mitochondrial ribosomal protein of the large subunit; not essential for mitochondrial translation; GO_component: GO:0005762 - mitochondrial large ribosomal subunit [Evidence IDA] [PMID 1544898]; GO_component: GO:0005739 - mitochondrion [Evidence IEA,IEA]; GO_component: GO:0005739 - mitochondrion [Evidence IDA] [PMID 16823961]; GO_component: GO:0030529 - ribonucleoprotein complex [Evidence IEA]; GO_component: GO:0005840 - ribosome [Evidence IEA]; GO_function: GO:0003735 - structural constituent of ribosome [Evidence IDA] [PMID 1544898]; GO_process: GO:0032543 - mitochondrial translation [Evidence IMP] [PMID 1544898]), with protein sequence MSGLNRQLARLNSIAKGAGSVRVPTNVTGLSLRLSTRRPAKGAKSFWRENLPQVQFHNPSLPITVKKVTAEQEAAGEKISLSISFEDGTSKSVETTERTSEQILEDFVAASGASQVPENEIPVLKRPSFHDL
- the PNP1 gene encoding purine-nucleoside phosphorylase (Purine nucleoside phosphorylase; specifically metabolizes inosine and guanosine nucleosides; involved in the nicotinamide riboside salvage pathway; GO_component: GO:0005622 - intracellular [Evidence IC] [PMID 11466296]; GO_component: GO:0005622 - intracellular [Evidence IC] [PMID 17482543]; GO_function: GO:0003824 - catalytic activity [Evidence IEA]; GO_function: GO:0047724 - inosine nucleosidase activity [Evidence IDA] [PMID 19001417]; GO_function: GO:0070635 - nicotinamide riboside hydrolase activity [Evidence IDA] [PMID 19001417]; GO_function: GO:0004731 - purine-nucleoside phosphorylase activity [Evidence IEA,IEA]; GO_function: GO:0004731 - purine-nucleoside phosphorylase activity [Evidence IDA,IMP,ISS] [PMID 11466296]; GO_function: GO:0016740 - transferase activity [Evidence IEA]; GO_function: GO:0016757 - transferase activity, transferring glycosyl groups [Evidence IEA]; GO_function: GO:0016763 - transferase activity, transferring pentosyl groups [Evidence IEA]; GO_process: GO:0034356 - NAD biosynthesis via nicotinamide riboside salvage pathway [Evidence IGI] [PMID 19001417]; GO_process: GO:0046115 - guanosine catabolic process [Evidence IMP] [PMID 11466296]; GO_process: GO:0046115 - guanosine catabolic process [Evidence IMP] [PMID 23670538]; GO_process: GO:0006148 - inosine catabolic process [Evidence IMP] [PMID 11466296]; GO_process: GO:0006148 - inosine catabolic process [Evidence IMP] [PMID 23670538]; GO_process: GO:0019358 - nicotinate nucleotide salvage [Evidence IGI] [PMID 17482543]; GO_process: GO:0006139 - nucleobase-containing compound metabolic process [Evidence IEA]; GO_process: GO:0009116 - nucleoside metabolic process [Evidence IEA]) translates to MTSKNQLFPFHTKRFLIFGLQQVSLVPVAPSIWGRAPDPAAPLVSLESLRRVSCNLNTWRLGTVYRLNREVSKFLSDLTNLVAGHAGRLVAGLLGPEKTPVICMAGRLHTYEGYDIKDTVFPIRVFVALKIQCLIVTNAAGGLNPDYKVGDLMLLTDHVNLPGLAGLHPLKGPNDDRFGPRFPALSDAYDHDLRAAFFKSADNLGIKRTIHEGTYAFVSGPTYETRAEVRFLLAVGADAVGMSTVPEIIVARHSGLRVLALSLITNAAVSEKIPSAREPLNASLSEGKATHQEVVDAGNEAAKDVQAIVGRLVSAL
- the SEC13 gene encoding GTPase-activating protein SEC13 (Structural component of 3 distinct complexes; subunit of Nup84 nuclear pore sub-complex (NPC), COPII vesicle coat, and Seh1-associated (SEA) complex; COPII vesicle coat is required for ER to Golgi transport; the Nup84 subcomplex contributes to nucleocytoplasmic transport, NPC biogenesis and processes that may require localization of chromosomes at the nuclear periphery, including transcription; homologous to human SEC13; abundance increases under DNA replication stress; GO_component: GO:0030127 - COPII vesicle coat [Evidence IDA] [PMID 11717432]; GO_component: GO:0030127 - COPII vesicle coat [Evidence IDA] [PMID 8004676]; GO_component: GO:0012507 - ER to Golgi transport vesicle membrane [Evidence IEA]; GO_component: GO:0035859 - Seh1-associated complex [Evidence IDA] [PMID 21454883]; GO_component: GO:0031410 - cytoplasmic vesicle [Evidence IEA]; GO_component: GO:0005783 - endoplasmic reticulum [Evidence IEA]; GO_component: GO:0005789 - endoplasmic reticulum membrane [Evidence IEA]; GO_component: GO:0016020 - membrane [Evidence IEA]; GO_component: GO:0005643 - nuclear pore [Evidence IEA,IEA]; GO_component: GO:0031080 - nuclear pore outer ring [Evidence IDA] [PMID 11823431]; GO_component: GO:0031080 - nuclear pore outer ring [Evidence IDA] [PMID 18046406]; GO_component: GO:0005634 - nucleus [Evidence IEA]; GO_component: GO:0005774 - vacuolar membrane [Evidence IEA]; GO_component: GO:0005773 - vacuole [Evidence IEA]; GO_function: GO:0005198 - structural molecule activity [Evidence IDA] [PMID 12671686]; GO_function: GO:0005198 - structural molecule activity [Evidence IDA] [PMID 17604721]; GO_function: GO:0005198 - structural molecule activity [Evidence IMP] [PMID 22300850]; GO_process: GO:0090114 - COPII-coated vesicle budding [Evidence IMP] [PMID 8223424]; GO_process: GO:0090114 - COPII-coated vesicle budding [Evidence IMP] [PMID 8432727]; GO_process: GO:0030433 - ER-associated ubiquitin-dependent protein catabolic process [Evidence IMP] [PMID 12538638]; GO_process: GO:0051028 - mRNA transport [Evidence IEA]; GO_process: GO:0031081 - nuclear pore distribution [Evidence IMP] [PMID 10747086]; GO_process: GO:0043547 - positive regulation of GTPase activity [Evidence IDA] [PMID 11389436]; GO_process: GO:0045893 - positive regulation of transcription, DNA-templated [Evidence IDA] [PMID 15817685]; GO_process: GO:0015031 - protein transport [Evidence IEA]; GO_process: GO:0006810 - transport [Evidence IEA]; GO_process: GO:0016192 - vesicle-mediated transport [Evidence IEA]) — translated: MVSIGNAHNDLIHDAVLDYYGKRLATCSSDKTIKIFEIDGETQRLIDTLRGHDGPVWQVSWAHPKFGVILASASYDGKAFIWREDNGQWSNIAQHAVHQASVNSVSWAPQEYGALLLCASSDGKVSIVEFKDDGKPDSISFPAHAVGVNAASWAPPSVSGSIIQTGAGATINAATDGNGSSTTSTAQETRRFASGGCDNLVKIWKFDSSVGSYVEEVALEGHTDWVRDVAWSPSVLSKSYIASASQDKTVIIWTQEGSGPWKKNLLKSDKFPDVVWRVSWSLSGNILAVSGGDNKVTLWKENLNGEWESAGVIDE